The following are encoded together in the bacterium genome:
- a CDS encoding cytochrome c biogenesis CcdA family protein, translating into MGNVTIWGLFGLGIMTSLSPCSLALLVAALSFIISEEKNLKEGISIGISFTLGMSFVFFILGLFISKLGQFIRFAHLFYIIAGIFLVLFGLSQLGIYKGAKIKLFAKSNDGKPRNLNIIQRLVFSVLRLGQYSKILSAFILGTLFAFGWAPCAVSLIMPVALLIMSQDITIWQGGGLLFTFGLGHGVPIIPLAALSGQMRAQVANKFTKAGEYLVKIFGVIILVIGILFIIYGPKLNVIFGGK; encoded by the coding sequence ATGGGTAATGTGACTATATGGGGTCTTTTTGGATTGGGTATAATGACCAGCCTTTCTCCCTGCTCTTTAGCGCTTCTTGTTGCCGCGCTATCTTTTATCATTAGTGAAGAGAAAAATTTGAAAGAAGGAATCTCTATCGGGATTTCTTTTACCTTAGGGATGAGCTTTGTCTTTTTTATTCTTGGACTTTTTATTTCTAAGTTAGGCCAATTCATAAGGTTTGCACATCTTTTTTATATCATCGCCGGGATATTTTTAGTTCTCTTTGGTTTAAGCCAATTAGGTATCTATAAGGGAGCAAAGATTAAACTCTTTGCTAAAAGTAATGATGGTAAACCGAGAAATCTTAATATCATCCAACGATTAGTATTTTCTGTTTTACGTTTAGGTCAATATTCAAAGATTTTGTCTGCATTTATCTTAGGGACACTTTTTGCTTTTGGGTGGGCGCCTTGCGCAGTATCTTTGATTATGCCGGTAGCGCTTTTAATAATGAGCCAGGATATAACCATCTGGCAAGGCGGAGGACTTTTGTTTACGTTCGGTTTAGGTCATGGAGTTCCAATTATACCTTTAGCCGCTCTTTCCGGTCAGATGCGCGCTCAAGTAGCAAATAAATTTACCAAGGCAGGTGAATATCTTGTTAAGATATTCGGGGTGATTATTTTGGTTATCGGTATATTATTTATCATCTATGGCCCAAAGTTAAATGTTATTTTTGGAGGTAAATAA